From the genome of Pseudomonas sp. TMP9, one region includes:
- the ribA gene encoding GTP cyclohydrolase II produces MPVVFVAASQLPTPFGMFTMHGFLEQTSGKEHVALTFGDVADGAPVLGRLHSECLTGDALFSLRCDCGFQLEAAMRAIAAEGRGVLLYLRQEGRGIGLLNKIRAYELQDGGADTVEANERLGFGADLRDYAICLPMLEHLGISQLKLMTNNPRKVKALGEMGINVATRVPLQIDHNPYNQKYLATKAGKLGHMLGSLHQGEVEEAL; encoded by the coding sequence GTGCCCGTCGTTTTTGTCGCCGCCTCCCAACTGCCTACGCCTTTTGGCATGTTCACCATGCATGGCTTCCTTGAGCAAACCTCTGGCAAAGAGCACGTCGCTCTGACCTTTGGTGACGTGGCCGATGGCGCGCCTGTGCTTGGCCGCTTGCACTCTGAATGTTTGACGGGCGACGCGTTGTTCAGCCTGCGTTGTGATTGCGGTTTCCAGCTGGAAGCCGCGATGCGTGCCATTGCCGCTGAAGGCCGAGGCGTGTTGCTTTACCTGCGCCAAGAAGGCCGCGGCATCGGCCTGCTGAATAAAATCCGTGCTTATGAGCTACAAGATGGCGGCGCCGATACGGTAGAAGCCAACGAGCGCCTAGGCTTTGGCGCTGACCTGCGTGATTACGCGATTTGCCTGCCAATGCTTGAACATCTGGGCATCAGCCAGCTCAAACTGATGACTAATAACCCGCGCAAGGTCAAAGCATTGGGGGAGATGGGCATCAATGTGGCGACCCGCGTGCCGCTGCAGATCGACCACAACCCCTACAACCAGAAATACCTGGCGACCAAAGCCGGCAAGCTTGGGCATATGCTCGGTAGCCTGCATCAGGGCGAGGTTGAGGAGGCTCTGTGA
- a CDS encoding MFS transporter, translating to MKRSEVRRRLALEWWRQLAIALAPLFVINLLFGADLQTGLLTMPVFIAGVASMFVSLPLFTAYKHALVATEKALDTPDEHDAWLKLARVRRSGFLGAALPAWIAALAVFAGLEAIPLILLAISSIVMLCLYRIPRQLS from the coding sequence GTGAAACGCAGCGAAGTACGTCGCCGACTGGCGTTGGAATGGTGGCGGCAGCTGGCTATAGCCTTAGCGCCACTGTTTGTGATTAATCTGCTGTTTGGCGCTGACCTGCAAACAGGTCTTTTGACCATGCCGGTATTTATTGCCGGCGTTGCCTCTATGTTTGTCAGCCTGCCGTTGTTTACCGCCTACAAGCACGCGTTGGTGGCCACTGAAAAAGCCCTCGATACCCCGGATGAGCACGACGCTTGGCTTAAACTGGCGCGTGTACGCCGCTCGGGATTTCTCGGCGCGGCCCTGCCAGCCTGGATTGCGGCGCTGGCTGTGTTCGCTGGCCTGGAGGCGATTCCGCTGATCCTGCTGGCGATATCCAGCATCGTCATGCTGTGCCTCTACCGCATTCCCCGCCAACTCAGCTGA
- a CDS encoding cobalamin-binding protein — translation MHAAALGLLLLLAWPAAAVERVVTLTPSLTEIMLELDAGDLLVGLLDGGERPPGLQHLPSVGDFGQLELESLLTLQPDLVLLWPDSISGAQRQQLQSLGIPVMIVEPRKLADLATQFAEIGARIGRADQGQRLQQQFNQGLQRLSQRYQRTRPLRLFYQVWDTPLYTLGGQQIISDALRVCGAENIFADLTLPAPQVSVEAVLERNPEVILASNPQQLDAWRIWPGITAVSRKQLWQVPDQGLERPSFQMLGVLEKMCEQLSEAH, via the coding sequence ATGCATGCCGCCGCCCTCGGTTTGCTGCTATTGCTGGCTTGGCCTGCAGCGGCAGTCGAGCGAGTGGTGACGCTGACCCCCTCCCTGACTGAAATTATGCTGGAGTTAGACGCCGGCGACCTGCTGGTCGGCTTGCTTGATGGCGGGGAGCGTCCGCCAGGCCTGCAGCATCTGCCGTCAGTGGGTGATTTCGGCCAGCTTGAACTGGAGAGCCTGCTTACGCTGCAGCCCGATTTAGTCTTGCTCTGGCCAGATAGCATCAGCGGCGCACAACGTCAGCAACTGCAAAGTCTCGGTATACCGGTAATGATTGTCGAGCCACGCAAGCTGGCTGATCTGGCCACGCAATTTGCTGAGATTGGCGCCCGTATCGGCCGTGCCGATCAGGGTCAGCGTCTGCAGCAGCAATTCAACCAAGGCCTGCAGCGCCTGAGCCAGCGTTATCAGCGTACGCGGCCGCTGCGGCTGTTTTATCAAGTGTGGGATACGCCGCTGTACACCCTTGGCGGCCAGCAGATCATCAGCGATGCCTTACGCGTCTGTGGCGCCGAGAACATTTTTGCTGACCTCACCTTGCCTGCCCCGCAAGTCAGTGTGGAGGCGGTACTTGAACGCAACCCCGAGGTTATTCTGGCTAGCAACCCACAACAGCTAGATGCCTGGCGCATCTGGCCGGGAATCACTGCAGTGTCGCGTAAGCAATTGTGGCAGGTGCCGGATCAAGGCCTGGAACGGCCGAGCTTTCAGATGCTGGGGGTGTTGGAGAAAATGTGTGAGCAGTTGAGCGAAGCACACTAA
- a CDS encoding ABC transporter ATP-binding protein, with protein MDLIRLEQLNVGQRLNDVSLNLAHGEMLGIIGPNGSGKSTLLHCLAGILPYRGRVEFAGANLAHLPSQTRAQKIAFVPQASHSAWSLSVEDIVTLGRLPWADEDAPAIANAMAQTGVSEWRTRRVDTLSGGEQSRVWLARVLAGQPMLLLADEPVASLDLYYQQQIMQSLRGYAEDAQSVILSIHDLALAARYCDKLCLLNHGRIHAIGTPQQVLTEANISAVFKVQAHIDFTVTPPLIVPR; from the coding sequence GTGGATCTGATTCGCCTTGAACAACTCAATGTCGGACAACGCCTGAATGATGTGTCTCTTAACCTGGCGCACGGTGAAATGCTTGGCATCATCGGCCCCAATGGCTCAGGTAAATCGACGCTGCTGCATTGCCTGGCCGGCATTCTGCCTTACCGTGGGCGCGTCGAGTTTGCCGGCGCTAATCTTGCTCACCTGCCGAGCCAGACCCGCGCACAGAAAATCGCCTTTGTGCCACAAGCCAGCCACAGTGCTTGGTCGCTGAGCGTGGAAGATATTGTCACGCTCGGCCGCCTGCCGTGGGCCGATGAGGATGCGCCAGCCATCGCCAACGCCATGGCGCAAACAGGCGTAAGCGAGTGGCGCACACGTCGAGTGGATACCCTCTCGGGCGGTGAGCAATCACGGGTGTGGCTGGCCCGCGTGCTGGCCGGACAACCGATGCTGCTGTTGGCAGACGAGCCGGTGGCCAGCCTCGACCTGTACTATCAGCAACAGATCATGCAGTCATTGCGCGGCTACGCTGAAGACGCACAGTCAGTCATCCTTTCCATTCATGATCTGGCCCTCGCGGCACGTTACTGCGACAAACTTTGCCTGCTCAACCACGGCCGCATACATGCCATTGGCACCCCGCAACAGGTATTGACTGAGGCGAATATCAGCGCTGTATTTAAGGTACAGGCGCATATCGACTTCACTGTTACGCCTCCGCTAATCGTCCCTAGGTAG
- a CDS encoding iron ABC transporter permease, with product MARLVTPGLLLLMLVSALASLSIGSASVPIIPGLIDWMSGRNSLAAIVIGEIRLPRTLIALAVGAALGLSGAALQGLLRNPLADPSLTGASQGAALGAAGVFYFGLMPGLGVLAPGVAGLIGAGAALLLMLALAGSARPHMVIMAGLAISTLGGAALATVLNFAPNPYAMQELVFWLLGSVSERGLDHLWLLAPALALGATLIFSQRRLLSALSLGEQVAQSLGLHYKRGSRLIVLGAAVLVGSAVAVAGSIGFVGLLVPHLLRPLVRHRPERLLLPAMLAGASLVCLADIGVRLLPPGRELKLGVLTSLLGAPLFIWLVWRERKQWI from the coding sequence ATGGCTCGATTAGTAACCCCCGGCCTGCTTCTGCTGATGCTGGTGAGTGCGCTGGCTTCCCTCAGTATTGGCTCTGCCTCAGTGCCCATAATTCCCGGGCTTATCGATTGGATGAGTGGCCGTAACAGCTTGGCCGCCATCGTCATCGGTGAAATACGCCTGCCACGTACGTTAATCGCCCTCGCCGTGGGCGCCGCTCTGGGCCTGAGTGGCGCTGCGCTGCAAGGGCTGCTGCGTAACCCCTTGGCGGATCCCAGCTTGACCGGCGCAAGCCAAGGCGCAGCGCTGGGCGCCGCCGGGGTGTTTTATTTTGGCCTGATGCCGGGCCTCGGAGTGCTCGCGCCTGGCGTGGCCGGACTGATCGGCGCAGGTGCGGCGTTGCTGTTAATGCTGGCGCTGGCGGGTTCGGCCCGACCCCATATGGTCATCATGGCAGGGCTGGCAATCTCAACCCTCGGCGGCGCCGCATTGGCGACCGTGCTGAACTTTGCACCTAATCCTTATGCCATGCAGGAGCTGGTGTTCTGGCTGTTAGGCTCGGTTTCTGAGCGTGGCCTGGATCATTTATGGCTGCTTGCCCCAGCGCTGGCGCTGGGAGCGACGCTGATTTTCAGCCAGCGGCGCTTACTCAGCGCGCTGAGCCTTGGCGAGCAGGTCGCGCAAAGCTTGGGCCTGCACTACAAACGTGGCAGCCGTCTAATCGTACTCGGAGCGGCAGTCTTGGTCGGCTCGGCAGTGGCCGTTGCTGGCAGCATTGGCTTCGTCGGCTTGCTGGTGCCGCACCTGTTGCGCCCACTGGTCCGGCATAGGCCGGAGCGCCTGCTGCTGCCCGCGATGCTGGCTGGCGCGAGCTTGGTGTGCCTGGCTGATATTGGCGTGCGCTTGTTACCGCCGGGGCGCGAACTGAAGCTAGGGGTACTGACCTCACTGCTAGGCGCGCCCCTGTTCATCTGGCTGGTATGGCGGGAGCGCAAGCAGTGGATCTGA
- a CDS encoding ABC transporter substrate-binding protein, producing the protein MLRHLIVSLTCTVWAWLPGSSQAGAPQHVASLDLCMDWALTQYANPSQVLALSPMHQRYALPGLQGQWPTHDGSLEQLVQLQPDLVLVGQYSAVMLRGRLQALGVRVEVLPLPVTLTEVEPYERRILQLLGLDPAQAQPTPELIAPHANAKRLLLLGPNGMGTGRDTFEQQIIEQAGWRNYLTDSGYVQLDLELISRDPPDAIIYAAPDHQALANRFAEHPVLRKTVPPENWLRTDYWRWQCPGPLTWELIGQLHQWLD; encoded by the coding sequence GTGCTGCGCCACCTGATCGTTTCACTCACCTGCACTGTGTGGGCGTGGCTACCTGGCAGCAGTCAGGCCGGCGCGCCGCAACATGTTGCCTCCCTCGACCTCTGCATGGACTGGGCGCTAACCCAGTATGCGAATCCCTCACAGGTGCTGGCGCTGTCGCCCATGCATCAGCGCTATGCACTTCCCGGTCTACAGGGCCAATGGCCGACGCACGATGGCTCGCTGGAGCAACTCGTGCAACTGCAGCCAGATCTGGTGCTGGTTGGCCAGTACAGCGCGGTGATGTTACGTGGGCGACTGCAAGCCTTGGGCGTGCGCGTCGAGGTGCTGCCGCTGCCGGTGACGCTAACAGAGGTAGAGCCTTATGAACGGCGCATCCTGCAGCTACTTGGCTTGGATCCCGCTCAGGCGCAGCCCACACCGGAGCTAATCGCACCTCACGCGAATGCCAAACGTTTACTGTTGCTCGGCCCCAACGGTATGGGCACAGGCCGAGACACGTTCGAGCAACAGATTATCGAGCAGGCTGGCTGGCGTAATTACCTGACGGACTCAGGCTATGTTCAGCTGGATCTAGAGCTTATTAGCCGCGACCCACCTGACGCCATTATCTACGCCGCGCCAGACCATCAGGCGCTGGCTAATCGCTTCGCCGAGCACCCGGTTTTACGCAAAACCGTGCCACCCGAAAACTGGCTGCGCACCGATTACTGGCGCTGGCAATGCCCCGGCCCTTTGACCTGGGAACTAATAGGACAACTGCACCAATGGCTCGATTAG
- a CDS encoding TonB-dependent receptor: MKLSRLALAVALLSPGYSFAETPSHDEALKLPDSLITANRAVQKRNESSSASTVFTRADIERLQPRSVADLLRRVPGMQIGQSGGRGSLTGIYLRGTKSAQTLMLIDGQRFNSADSGTAALETLSVEQIERIEVLRGSRSAMYGADAIGGVIQVFTRRASGEGLKPRLHLGYGSRNSWERSAGLSGGDDNTRFNLSVASEDTDGIDRTNSDNGPDQDNDAYRNNSVSFNLGHSFNERLELGINVLDLRGESEYDQGWLGDKPYDEFKISNVSTFVDGKVNDIWQSRLEVGHSENRRFNRADDSDSSSAFSTYRNSAASINTLHLSDSQSLILGADWYEDQLNNDNNFAESTRWNQAALAQHRFQGEHFSTELGMRHDKNEQYGSQNTWNGALSLPVNAANELILSYSEGFRAPTFADLYFPGYDNPNLKPEHSKSYELQWRSQLAEDTRLEASVYRTDIRDAIVSDSSFTQQNIATARIHGFEAELQQAVLGWQTVLGVSVIDPRDRDTGKTLARRAKRTLNLDVDRQFNRLTIGATWQALSRAYSDAANTQEVAGYGLLNLRSSWQANPEIKLGLTVDNALNKTYSSALYSVFDFSTFQSSYFPYQEEGRSARLSVTWTPDL; encoded by the coding sequence ATGAAATTATCCCGTCTTGCCCTGGCTGTGGCGCTGCTATCGCCCGGCTACAGCTTTGCCGAAACACCGTCACACGACGAAGCACTTAAGCTGCCTGACTCCCTGATCACCGCTAATCGCGCCGTCCAAAAGCGTAACGAGTCTTCCAGCGCCAGCACGGTTTTTACCCGCGCTGACATAGAGCGCTTGCAGCCCCGCAGCGTAGCCGACCTGTTGCGCCGTGTGCCCGGCATGCAAATAGGCCAAAGCGGCGGACGCGGAAGCCTAACAGGCATCTACTTGCGTGGTACCAAGTCAGCGCAAACCCTTATGCTGATTGACGGACAGCGGTTTAACAGTGCCGATAGCGGCACAGCTGCTCTAGAAACACTCAGCGTCGAACAAATCGAGCGCATAGAAGTACTGCGTGGCTCGCGCTCAGCAATGTATGGGGCCGACGCTATCGGCGGTGTTATCCAAGTATTCACTCGTCGCGCGAGCGGCGAAGGCCTCAAACCTCGCTTGCACCTGGGCTATGGCAGCCGCAATAGCTGGGAGCGAAGCGCAGGGCTTTCCGGCGGCGACGACAACACACGCTTCAACCTATCTGTCGCCTCTGAAGATACCGACGGTATTGATCGCACCAACAGCGACAATGGCCCAGACCAAGACAACGATGCCTACCGTAATAACTCTGTCAGCTTCAACTTAGGCCACAGTTTCAACGAGCGCTTAGAGCTGGGCATCAACGTACTTGACCTTCGTGGCGAAAGTGAATACGACCAAGGCTGGCTAGGTGACAAGCCGTATGACGAATTCAAGATCAGTAATGTGTCGACGTTTGTAGATGGCAAGGTCAACGACATCTGGCAAAGCCGTTTGGAAGTCGGCCATAGCGAAAATCGTCGCTTCAACCGCGCCGATGACAGTGATTCCAGCAGCGCATTCAGCACTTACCGTAATTCCGCAGCGTCCATAAATACCCTGCACCTAAGCGACAGCCAAAGCCTGATCCTTGGCGCGGATTGGTATGAGGATCAACTCAACAACGACAATAACTTTGCCGAAAGTACGCGCTGGAACCAAGCCGCCTTGGCCCAACATCGGTTTCAAGGCGAGCACTTCAGCACCGAGCTGGGCATGCGCCATGACAAGAATGAGCAATATGGCAGCCAGAACACGTGGAATGGTGCTCTGAGCCTTCCCGTGAATGCCGCTAACGAACTGATCCTGTCTTACAGCGAAGGCTTCCGCGCACCGACTTTTGCTGATCTTTACTTCCCGGGGTATGACAACCCTAACCTCAAGCCGGAACACTCGAAAAGCTATGAACTGCAGTGGCGCAGCCAACTGGCAGAAGACACGCGCCTGGAAGCATCGGTTTACCGTACAGATATCCGAGACGCCATTGTGTCCGACAGTAGTTTCACACAGCAAAATATTGCGACCGCTCGCATACACGGTTTCGAAGCTGAGTTGCAGCAAGCCGTCCTAGGCTGGCAAACAGTGCTTGGCGTTAGCGTGATCGACCCTCGCGACCGTGATACCGGTAAAACCTTGGCTCGCAGGGCCAAACGCACACTGAACCTAGACGTGGATCGCCAGTTCAACCGCTTAACCATTGGCGCCACCTGGCAGGCATTAAGTCGTGCTTATTCAGATGCCGCCAATACGCAGGAAGTCGCCGGTTACGGCCTACTCAACCTTCGCAGCAGTTGGCAGGCTAACCCGGAAATTAAACTGGGCCTGACAGTCGATAATGCTCTAAACAAAACTTACAGCTCCGCTTTGTACAGCGTATTCGACTTCAGCACATTCCAAAGCAGCTACTTCCCTTATCAAGAAGAAGGCCGAAGCGCCCGACTGTCCGTCACCTGGACGCCAGACCTGTAA
- the dxs gene encoding 1-deoxy-D-xylulose-5-phosphate synthase, with translation MPTTFHEIPRERPLTPLLDRANTPDELRRLGEAELETLADELRQYLLYTVGQTGGHFGAGLGVIELTVALHYVFDTPDDRLVWDVGHQAYPHKILTGRREQMGSLRQKDGIAAFPRRSESEYDTFGVGHSSTSISAALGMAIAARLQGSSRKSVAVIGDGALTAGMAFEALNHASDVKANMLVILNDNDMSISKNVGGLSTYLAKILSSRTYANMREGSKKVLSKLPGAWEIARKTEEHAKGMLVSGTLFEELGWNYIGPIDGHDLPSLLATLRNMRDLEGPQFLHVVTKKGKGFAPAEADPIGYHAITKLEPINAPAAQPKQASGPKYSSVFGQWLCDMAAEDPRLVGITPAMKEGSDLVAFSERYPERYFDVAIAEQHAVTLAAGMACDGIKPVVAIYSTFLQRAYDQLIHDVAVQHLDVLFAIDRAGLVGEDGPTHAGSFDITYLRCIPGMLVMTPSDENELRRMLTTGHLFDGPAAVRYPRGSGPNAAIEPGLAPLDIGKGIIRRQGKQTALLVFGVQLAAALKVGEILDATVVDMRFVKPLDDALVSELAASHALLVTLEENSVMGGAGSAVSEYLAASGILKPVLHLGLPDYYVEHAKPAQMLAECGLDAAGIEASVRARLATLPA, from the coding sequence ATGCCGACGACTTTCCACGAGATCCCCCGTGAGCGCCCGCTGACGCCCCTTCTAGACCGCGCTAATACGCCGGATGAGTTGCGTCGCCTAGGCGAAGCTGAGCTGGAAACCTTGGCCGACGAATTGCGCCAGTACCTGCTGTACACGGTCGGGCAGACCGGCGGGCATTTCGGCGCCGGCCTTGGCGTAATCGAGCTGACCGTAGCCCTGCATTACGTCTTCGACACCCCGGACGACCGGCTGGTATGGGACGTTGGCCATCAGGCCTACCCGCATAAAATCCTTACCGGGCGTCGCGAGCAAATGGGCAGCCTGCGGCAGAAAGATGGCATTGCTGCCTTCCCACGGCGCAGCGAGAGCGAATACGACACCTTCGGCGTCGGCCACTCCAGCACCAGCATCAGCGCGGCGCTGGGTATGGCCATCGCCGCGCGCCTGCAAGGCAGCTCGCGCAAATCGGTGGCGGTGATCGGCGATGGCGCGCTGACCGCTGGCATGGCCTTCGAGGCGCTTAACCACGCCAGCGACGTTAAAGCCAACATGCTGGTGATCCTCAACGACAACGACATGTCAATCTCCAAAAATGTCGGCGGCCTATCCACCTACCTGGCCAAAATTCTTTCCAGTCGCACCTACGCCAACATGCGCGAAGGCAGCAAAAAGGTCCTGTCCAAACTGCCCGGCGCCTGGGAGATTGCCCGCAAGACTGAAGAACACGCCAAGGGCATGCTGGTCTCCGGCACCCTCTTTGAAGAACTGGGCTGGAACTACATTGGCCCCATTGACGGCCATGATCTGCCCAGCCTGCTTGCCACACTGCGCAACATGCGTGACCTGGAAGGTCCGCAGTTCCTGCACGTGGTCACCAAAAAAGGTAAAGGTTTCGCCCCGGCTGAAGCCGACCCCATTGGTTACCACGCCATCACCAAGCTGGAGCCGATCAACGCCCCAGCAGCGCAACCCAAGCAAGCCTCTGGGCCGAAATATTCCAGCGTATTCGGCCAATGGCTGTGCGACATGGCCGCCGAAGACCCACGCTTAGTCGGCATTACGCCCGCGATGAAAGAAGGTTCGGATTTGGTGGCGTTTAGTGAGCGCTACCCCGAGCGCTATTTCGACGTGGCCATCGCCGAACAGCATGCCGTCACTCTGGCGGCAGGCATGGCCTGCGACGGCATCAAGCCGGTGGTGGCGATTTATTCGACCTTCCTACAGCGCGCTTACGATCAGTTGATTCACGATGTGGCCGTGCAGCACCTCGACGTGCTGTTTGCCATCGACCGCGCCGGCTTGGTCGGTGAAGACGGTCCGACCCACGCCGGCAGCTTCGATATTACCTACCTGCGCTGCATCCCCGGCATGCTGGTGATGACGCCCAGTGATGAAAACGAACTGCGCCGTATGCTCACCACTGGCCACCTGTTCGATGGTCCGGCGGCGGTGCGCTACCCACGCGGCAGCGGGCCTAACGCGGCCATTGAGCCGGGCCTTGCACCGCTGGACATTGGCAAAGGCATCATCCGCCGTCAGGGGAAGCAAACTGCCCTGCTGGTCTTTGGTGTACAGCTGGCCGCCGCACTGAAAGTAGGCGAAATACTCGACGCCACCGTGGTCGATATGCGTTTTGTAAAGCCGCTGGACGATGCGCTGGTAAGCGAATTAGCCGCCAGCCATGCGCTGCTGGTCACCCTTGAGGAGAACAGCGTGATGGGCGGTGCTGGCAGTGCGGTCAGCGAATACCTGGCCGCCAGTGGCATCCTCAAGCCGGTGTTGCACTTGGGCCTGCCTGATTACTACGTCGAGCATGCCAAGCCCGCGCAGATGCTCGCCGAATGTGGACTGGACGCCGCCGGCATTGAAGCGTCTGTGCGCGCACGCCTCGCCACGCTACCTGCATGA